From the genome of Aureibacter tunicatorum:
CGCCATTGCAGTTTTCGTTCGAATACAAAAACGAAGTTGTTAATCTGATAAACATTCATATGAAATGTTGCAATGATGGACAAGCGAGACGAAAAAATGCTTCAAAGCATTTGAAAGAATACATAGATGAAAATCTTGACAAGGATAATGTAATTGTTCTTGGAGATTATAATGAAGAGATATACGATTATAATGGAGCTTTCAGTAATTTTTTAGATGATTCTCAGAACTTCAAATTCGCGGATGGATATATCGAATCGGATAAACTTTTTGATGAATATTCATATCCAAGTTGGCCGAGTCATATAGACCACATTTTAATCAGCAATGAATTATTTGATAATTTAGATACTGCTTATACCATAAAGTTCGACAATTGCGATAGTAAATATTTTTCCAGAATCTCTGATCATAGAGCAGTTTATATTCGACTTAAAATATAGTTGAACATATTTCATTTAACATAATGAATATTATAACAAATTAATGACAAGATCAAATAACTTTCCTAAATTCAACTGGCGATAAACCCGTTTTCTTTTTAAATAAATTGCCAAAATATTGAGGGTATTCAAAACCCAAATCATAAGCAATTTCGCTGACTGATTTTTGAGAGTTCAATAACAAACTCTTGGCTTTTTCGATCAAATGATAATGAATATGCTCCTGAGTATTTTTTCCTGTCTCTTTTTTCAATAAATCACTTAAGTAGTTTGGAGATAGATGAACTTGGTCTGCGCAATACTTTACAGTGAGTATGCCCGACTTAAGGGCTTCTTCAGATTCGAAATAACTAGAAATAAGCTCTTCTATTTCTATGACAATATTTTTTTGATGATTGCTGCGGGTATAAAATTGACGATCATAATATCGGTGGCAATAATTAAGCAACAACTCTAAATTGGAAATAATCACCGTCTGGCTATGTCTGTCAATATTTTGTTTGCACTCTTGCTCTATGGCATCCACACATCTAGTTATCATTGTTTTTTCCACATCAGAAAGATGTAGTGCTTCATTAATAGCATAAGAGAAAAAACTGTATGCGCCTATCTTCTTCCCCAATTCAGACTGAAGAATTAAATCAGGATGGAAGAATAATGTCCAGCCTTCCTCCATTCCTTGTGATGGTTGTCTTTGCATCTCAACCACCTGTCCCGGTGCCATGAAGACTAAAGACCCTTCATCAAAATCATAATAGTTTCTACCGTATTTCATAGAGCTGTCGTGATATTTGAGTGAAATCATATAAAAGTCTAATATGAATTTTCTATTCAACAACACCTCCTTATCCCATTTCACTTGATTTGCATGGACTAAAGAAATAGCCGGGTGTGTTGGTTTTGACACACCCAGTATCTTATGCAACTCGCTTATAGACTTGATTTCCTTAAACTCGCTCATACAA
Proteins encoded in this window:
- a CDS encoding helix-turn-helix domain-containing protein, encoding MSEFKEIKSISELHKILGVSKPTHPAISLVHANQVKWDKEVLLNRKFILDFYMISLKYHDSSMKYGRNYYDFDEGSLVFMAPGQVVEMQRQPSQGMEEGWTLFFHPDLILQSELGKKIGAYSFFSYAINEALHLSDVEKTMITRCVDAIEQECKQNIDRHSQTVIISNLELLLNYCHRYYDRQFYTRSNHQKNIVIEIEELISSYFESEEALKSGILTVKYCADQVHLSPNYLSDLLKKETGKNTQEHIHYHLIEKAKSLLLNSQKSVSEIAYDLGFEYPQYFGNLFKKKTGLSPVEFRKVI